Proteins from one Ignavibacteria bacterium genomic window:
- a CDS encoding DUF454 domain-containing protein codes for MNKLIKYFLLSLGLIFMGIGLIGVLVPGLPTTIFMILAAYCFLRSSERLYNWVTSNKVFGARVNHFLETRTIPLKGKIHCLVAMWIMAGISIFILSADVWIKGIILLFIIIGTIVVLSFPTAQNTNKDK; via the coding sequence ATGAACAAACTCATTAAATACTTCTTACTCTCACTCGGGTTGATTTTTATGGGGATTGGCTTAATCGGCGTGCTCGTTCCGGGTTTACCGACTACAATCTTTATGATCCTCGCCGCATATTGTTTTCTGCGAAGTTCCGAGCGGCTGTATAATTGGGTGACCAGCAATAAAGTCTTTGGCGCGCGGGTGAATCATTTTTTAGAAACGCGAACAATTCCGCTTAAGGGGAAAATCCACTGTCTTGTGGCGATGTGGATAATGGCAGGAATTTCAATTTTCATTTTAAGTGCGGATGTGTGGATAAAAGGAATAATACTTTTGTTCATCATCATTGGAACAATTGTCGTACTCTCCTTCCCCACTGCTCAGAATACTAATAAAGATAAATG